The proteins below come from a single Necator americanus strain Aroian chromosome V, whole genome shotgun sequence genomic window:
- a CDS encoding hypothetical protein (NECATOR_CHRV.G18473.T1), which yields MSVGTSSRCGKKPLMQHILSNKINPDRSIVFQYWIDEFLQWNPSSYEGATEIFLSSTDIWIPEFSLYYSLNFNDAVKLQSNNDIRVNHTGHVRYYIPFSSESLCKLDVKFFPFDTQQCTLLFGSWAHSNDSIKYSLYSPKLSLIDFYDNQEWELDTIRSTVKSDGFLYDYLDPPLFWEMIIIDLVVERQSFYYVFNLVIPSTIITLVAVIGFHTPSTSGRMRDAKFRLGIMTLMSMSVILLAIVEDMPKFSMSTNRKGRGSFSGIPLIGLYYFILLAIIGLSTVTTSMFVFLERDVRVKHQVPWYLQWLSFDVQRRRRSNNQYRRHVHDPQAEADHLLSNGHVRTGIQDKAKGVAVSLLSLIPRPTLNQSHRQNPTSQPLSQDQLSIQEATPPRENLRRRLSLTQYDNMVLYQYFEQVLEDIINCTGRIEKVVTGMRQDVVNLKPLDDLNSKWQTVIRRLEIISLVFYVSVLFITMYLFFYHEWYCAVGHNPCGQMNLKCPWMAVTPDDPICEHNSYN from the exons ATGAGTGtcgggaccagttctcgctgCGGAAAAAAACCGTTGATGCAGCACATCctctcaaataaaattaatccCGATAGAAGTATTGTATTTCAGTACTGGATCGATGAATTTTTGCAATGGAACCCGTCAAGCTATGAAGGAGCGACCGAGATCTTTCTTTCGTCGACGGACATATGgattccagaattttcactGTACTACAG TTTAAATTTTAACGATGCCGTAAAACTACAATCGAACAACGACATCAGAGTGAATCACACTGGACATGTACGCTACTACATACCGTTTTCGTCGGAAAGTCTCTGTAAACTCgatgtgaaattttttcctttcgatac CCAACAATGCACTCTTCTTTTCGGCTCTTGGGCTCATTCTAATGACTCTATTAAGTACTCACTCTATTCTCCGAAACTCTCGCTCATTGACTTCTACGATAACCAAGAATGGGAGTTGGATACG ATACGTAGCACAGTGAAATCTGACGGATTTCTTTACGACTATTTGGATCCACCCCTATTCTGGGAGATGATCATTATTGATTTGGTGGTCGAACGCCAGAGTTTCTATTATG TATTCAACCTGGTTATTCCAAGTACGATCATCACGCTTGTTGCTGTGATCGGTTTCCATACGCCAAGCACTAGCGGAAGAATGAG agatgcAAAATTCCGTCTCGGTATAATGACCCTTATGAGTATGTCCGTCATTCTTTTGGCAATAGTGGAGGATATGCCGAAATTCAGTATGTCCACTAATCGTAAAGGTCGTGGTTCTTTCTCGGGGATCCCTCTCATAG GTTTATATTACTTTATTCTTTTGGCGATTATCGGTCTTTCAACGGTAACCACATCGATGTTTGTGTTTCTGGAACGAGACGTACGTGTAAAGCACCAGGTTCCATGGTATCTTCAATGGTTATCGTTCGATGTTCAGCGAAGGAGAAG AAGCAACAATCAATATCGCAGGCATGTACATGATCCACAAGCAGAGGCG GATCATCTTCTCTCGAATGGCCACGTACGAACCGGTATACAGGACAAAGCTAAAGGGGTGGCCGTCTCATTACTGAGCTTGATTCCCCGACCAACACTTAATCAAAGTCACCGGCAAAATCCTACATCTCAACCTCTATCGCag GACCAGCTATCCATTCAGGAGGCCACTCCACCGCGTGAAAATCTTCGTCGACGTCTCAGCCTTACTCAATATGACAATATGGTACTGTATCAGTACTTTGAACAAGTCCTTGAAGATATAATCAATTGCACAGGTCGAATCGAAAAAGTTGTTACGGGAATGCG GCAAGATGTTGTCAATCTGAAACCGTTGGACGATTTGAACAGCAAATGGCAAACAGTAATTAGAAGACTGGAGATAATCTCATTGGTCTTCTACGTTTCCGTTCTATTTATTACTATGTACTTGTTCTTCTACCATGAATG GTACTGTGCTGTTGGACACAATCCATGCGGTCAGATGAATTTGAAATGTCCATGGATGGCAGTCACACCGGATGATCCAATATGCGAACATAACTCATACAACTAG
- a CDS encoding hypothetical protein (NECATOR_CHRV.G18474.T1) has translation MWLLFLVIAISARSAYSQVASKAVIDFCSLTDPSSCGDGTCIFHYTGNRCKCPEGWMGRKCARPCQDVYQSCKRWREEERCSWTRPISPFFTDNCALSCGFCRNTGLKLPLTLPPILDNIAWFVGRWECKTTAGDRFPEPLTGPYREILEVQISDVPMFDRPPVNVSTVAITNDGRDVHSEVGFMTSKPFKEDTGFVEFNKPTHGDDLVAIESVSNNGLMLIEEGVVRGNVIRLDLKFKRSMFGANHGPKSAKRMFLLVKPDLMEERVIITDSRGITKKWLKRFKRTFNYLEEFVRDTNQH, from the exons ATGTGGCTACTCTTCTTGGTGATCGCTATTAGCGCTCGCTCAGCCTACAGTCAAGTTGCATCCAAAGCTG tcaTTGACTTCTGTTCTCTAACGGATCCAAGTTCATGTGGAGACGGAACGTGCATATTTCATTATACTGGGAATCGTTGTAAATGTCCAGAAGGGTGGATGGGAAGGAAATGTGCAA GACCATGTCAGGATGTGTACCAGAGTTGCAAACGATGGCGTGAAGAAGAAAGATGTTCGTGGACTCGACCAATTTCGCCTTTTTTCACCGACAATTGCGCGCTCTCCTGTGGATTCTGTCGAAATACTGGATTGA AACTTCCGCTCACACTTCCACCGATATTGGACAACATTGCTTGGTTTGTTGGCAGATGGGAATGCAAAACTACGGCTGGTGACCG CTTTCCGGAGCCACTAACTGGTCCATATCGTGAGATACTTGAGGTGCAGATCTCAGATGTACCGATGTTCGATCGGCCACCGGTGAACGTGAG TACAGTGGCAATAACTAATGATGGACGTGATGTGCATTCCGAAGTCGGATTCATGACCAGCAAACCATTCAAGGAGGATACTGGTTTTGTTGAGTTCAATAAACCCACACATGGTGATGATCTTGTCGCTATTGAGTCAGTTAGTAATAACG GTCTGATGTTAATCGAGGAAGGAGTCGTACGAGGAAACGTCATAAGACTGGACCTCAAATTCAAACGATCCATGTTTGGGGCGAATCACGGACCAAAATCC GCGAAACGAATGTTTCTGTTGGTGAAACCAGACCTCATGGAAGAGCGAGTCATTATCACTGATTCCCGTGGGATCACAAAGAAATGGCTCAAAAG ATTCAAACGTACATTCAATTACTTAGAGGAGTTCGTACGAGACACAAACCAGCATTga
- a CDS encoding hypothetical protein (NECATOR_CHRV.G18473.T7), with protein sequence MLRYGNCAERDFGGDVDMIHRYMGLLLLAGCVMCMGPVVRPDKSHMKTGHPRNPRTPHRIHEKDDTHVEEVLSREKRRHERVAASETNKSGTGAEISAELPMERLRRAFGRNDYLLPENFKTLRRSDIPVTYRLHDDLLRYYRKGTRPVTHPNKIVSVSMSVFLYQIIKLGN encoded by the exons GTGATGTGGACATGATCCATCGTTATATGGGTCTACTCCTTCTGGCAGGATGCGTAATGTGTATGGGACCAGTAGTACGACCCGACAAATCACACATGAAG ACAGGACATCCGAGAAATCCGCGAACGCCCCATCGAATCCATGAAAAAGACGATACGCATGTTGAAGAGGTACTATCCAGAGAGAAACGACGACATGAACGGGTTGCTGCTTCTGAGACGAACAAATCCGGCACCGGCGCCGAGATTTCCGCCGAGCTTCCAATGGAACGACTTCGTCGTGCCTTTGGCCGTAACGACTACCTACTTccagaaaacttcaaaacacTTCGAAGATCGGATATTCCCGTTACATATCGTCTACATGATGATCTTCTTAGGTACTACAG GAAAGGCACACGTCCAGTCACTCATCCGAATAAAATCGTTTCCGTTTCAATGAGCGTATTCCTCTATCAAATCATAAAACTG GGAAACTGA
- a CDS encoding hypothetical protein (NECATOR_CHRV.G18473.T2): MGLLLLAGCVMCMGPVVRPDKSHMKTGHPRNPRTPHRIHEKDDTHVEEVLSREKRRHERVAASETNKSGTGAEISAELPMERLRRAFGRNDYLLPENFKTLRRSDIPVTYRLHDDLLRYYR, encoded by the exons ATGGGTCTACTCCTTCTGGCAGGATGCGTAATGTGTATGGGACCAGTAGTACGACCCGACAAATCACACATGAAG ACAGGACATCCGAGAAATCCGCGAACGCCCCATCGAATCCATGAAAAAGACGATACGCATGTTGAAGAGGTACTATCCAGAGAGAAACGACGACATGAACGGGTTGCTGCTTCTGAGACGAACAAATCCGGCACCGGCGCCGAGATTTCCGCCGAGCTTCCAATGGAACGACTTCGTCGTGCCTTTGGCCGTAACGACTACCTACTTccagaaaacttcaaaacacTTCGAAGATCGGATATTCCCGTTACATATCGTCTACATGATGATCTTCTTAGGTACTACAGGTAA